A genomic stretch from Falco cherrug isolate bFalChe1 chromosome 3, bFalChe1.pri, whole genome shotgun sequence includes:
- the SLC45A1 gene encoding proton-associated sugar transporter A isoform X5, translating into MRSSGRRRHSILLWQQPPALQSGVWQGWVDGGSRSPIPGQLKGRLGTDRHLPVMIPQSATPPVSDAALLPSGASQEIWRSQVPGYSGSVTGHISHRANNFKRHPKRRKHIRPSPPPPPNTPCPIDLIDFGDLQPQRSFLELLFNGCILFGLEFSYAMETAYVTPVLLQMGLPDQLYGMVWFISPILGFLLQPLLGAWSDRCTSRFGRRRPFILVLAVGALLGLSLMLNGKDIGSALSDTANNHKWGIILTVCGVVLMDFSADSADNPSHAYMMDVCSPVDQDRGLNIHALLAGLGGGFGYVVGGIHWDKTSFGKAVGGQLRVIYVFTSVILTITTVLTLISIPERPLRSFSRKKKVMKSPSLPLPPSPPFFFEEGVNENFASHNSAHLYESFTSPVSPLSPLTPKYGSFISRDNSLTGINEFASSFGTSNIDSVLIDCFTGGHSSYLALPASLPRQPVSVSFPRVPDGCYQGENGVLEQGESSITPGPDGEPLRVGSLDAIKPRSSGILKRPQTLAIPDIVTGHCPENNRRRNVTFSQQVANILLNGVKYESELNGSSETLEQPLSVKLLCSTICQMPKALRNLCINHFLGWLSFEGMLLFYTDFMGEVVFQGNPKAPHNSDEYQKYNAGVTMGCWGMCIYAFSAAFYSAALEKLEERFSTRTLYFVAYLAFGLGTGLATLSRNIYVVLSLCATYGILFATLCTLPYSLLCDYYQSREFVGSQAEGTRRGMGVDISLLSCQYFLAQILVALAMGPLTAAVGSASGAMYFASLVSFLGCLFSSLCITYELPPTEELPHTEEQRPLLSRARNE; encoded by the exons ATGAGGTCCTCTGGCAGGAGAAGACACAGCATCCTGTTGTGGCAacagccaccagcactgcaAAGTGGTGTGTGGCAAGGCTGGGTTGATGGAGGCTCCAGAAGTCCCATAcctgggcagctgaaaggaagaCTCGGCACAGACAG ACATCTACCCGTGATGATTCCACAATCTGCAACACCCCCCGTCAGTGATGCTGCGCTCTTGCCAAGCGGGGCTTCTCAGGAAATCTGGAGGTCACAAGTTCCAGGCTATTCTGGATCGGTCACAGGGCACATAAGTCATCGGGCCAATAACTTCAAGAGACAtccaaaaaggagaaaacacattCGCCCTTCACCGCCACCGCCACCGAACACTCCATGTCCTATTGATTTGATTGACTTTGGGGATCTCCAACCGCAGAGGTCTTTCCTAGAACTCCTCTTTAATGGGTGCATTCTCTTTGGGCTGGAGTTCAGCTATGCCATGGAAACAGCCTATGTTACCCCTGTTCTGCTTCAGATGGGGCTTCCAGACCAACTGTATGGAATGGTGTGGTTCATCAGCCCTATATTAG gGTTCTTGCTACAGCCTTTGCTGGGGGCCTGGAGTGACAGATGCACATCAAGATTTGGGAGGAGAAGACCTTTCATTCTGGTCTTAGCAGTAG GAGCGTTGCTTGGGCTCTCGCTTATGCTGAATGGCAAAGATATAGGGAGTGCCCTGTCTGACACTGCAAATAACCACAAATGGGGGATCATCCTTACGGTCTGTGGTGTTGTGCTCATGGACTTCAGCGCAGATTCGGCAGACAATCCCAGTCATGCCTACATGATGGATGTGTGCAGCCCAGTGGATCAAGACAGGGGCCTCAACATCCACGCTTTATTAGCAG GTCTTGGAGGTGGCTTTGGTTATGTTGTTGGAGGAATACACTGGGATAAAACCAGTTTTGGAAAAGCTGTGGGAGGGCAACTTCGAGTCATCTATGTCTTCACCTCAGTTATACTGACTATTACTACTGTGCTGACTCTAATCAGCATTCCAGAAAGACCCTTAAGGTCCtttagcaggaagaaaaaggtgatGAAGAGTCCAagtcttcctctccctccttctccaccTTTCTTCTTTGAGGAGGGTGTAAATGAAAACTTTGCTTCTCATAACTCAGCTCACTTATATGAAAGTTTTACAAGTCCCGTTTCCCCCCTCAGCCCACTCACACCCAAATATGGCAGTTTTATCAGCAGAGACAATTCCTTGACGGGAATTAATGAGTTTGCATCATCATTTGGGACTTCAAATATTGACAGTGTGCTTATAGACTGTTTTACAGGCGGGCATAGTAGTTATTTAGCACTTCCAGCTAGCTTGCCCAGGCAGCCTGTCAGTGTCAGCTTTCCTCGGGTACCTGATGGCTGTTACCAAGGAGAAAACGGAGTTCTGGagcaaggggagagcagcatAACACCGGGGCCTGACGGCGAGCCGCTAAGGGTGGGCTCACTGGATGCGATAAAGCCACGGTCATCGGGGATCCTGAAAAGACCTCAGACCTTGGCCATTCCAGATATCGTAACAGGACACTGTCCAGAAAATaatagaagaagaaatgtaACCTTCAGCCAACAG GTTGCTAACATCTTGCTGAACGGCGTTAAGTATGAGAGCGAGCTGAATGGATCAAGCGAGACCTTGGAGCAACCACTCTCTGTGAAACTTCTTTGTTCGACCATCTGCCAGATGCCCAAGGCTCTTCGTAACCTCTGCATCAACCACTTCCTAG GATGGCTTTCATTTGAGGGGATGTTACTCTTCTACACCGACTTCATGGGAGAAGTAGTGTTTCAAGGGAATCCGAAAGCGCCTCACAACTCAGATGAGTATCAGAAGTACAACGCTGGGGTCAccatgggctgctggggaatgTGCATCTATGCGTTCAGTGCTGCTTTCTATTCAG CTGCACTGGAGAAGCTGGAGGAGCGGTTCAGCACACGGACGCTGTACTTTGTGGCGTATTTGGCCTTcgggctgggcacagggctggccaCGCTCTCCAGAAACATCTATGTGGTGCTGTCACTGTGTGCTACCTACGGCATCCTCTTTGCCACGCTCTGCACGCTGCCCTACTCCCTGCTTTGCGACTACTACCAGAGCCGTGAG TTCGTAGGCTCGCAGGCGGAGGGCACGCGGCGCGGGATGGGCGTTGACATCtccctgctgagctgccagTACTTCCTGGCGCAGATCCTCGTGGCCCTGGCCATGGGGCCGCTGACGGCAGCTGTGGGCAGTGCCAGCGGCGCCATGTACTTCGCTAGCCTGGTCTCCTTCCTGGGCTgtctcttctcctccctctgcatCACCTACGAGCTGCCACCCACCGAGGAGCTGCCACACACTGAGGAGCAGCGCCCGCTCTTGTCCCGTGCGCGGAATGAATAA
- the SLC45A1 gene encoding proton-associated sugar transporter A isoform X1 encodes MKSTAVASFYVPVPPTTRKGTIKAANGTVTALLWMRSSGRRRHSILLWQQPPALQSGVWQGWVDGGSRSPIPGQLKGRLGTDRHLPVMIPQSATPPVSDAALLPSGASQEIWRSQVPGYSGSVTGHISHRANNFKRHPKRRKHIRPSPPPPPNTPCPIDLIDFGDLQPQRSFLELLFNGCILFGLEFSYAMETAYVTPVLLQMGLPDQLYGMVWFISPILGFLLQPLLGAWSDRCTSRFGRRRPFILVLAVGALLGLSLMLNGKDIGSALSDTANNHKWGIILTVCGVVLMDFSADSADNPSHAYMMDVCSPVDQDRGLNIHALLAGLGGGFGYVVGGIHWDKTSFGKAVGGQLRVIYVFTSVILTITTVLTLISIPERPLRSFSRKKKVMKSPSLPLPPSPPFFFEEGVNENFASHNSAHLYESFTSPVSPLSPLTPKYGSFISRDNSLTGINEFASSFGTSNIDSVLIDCFTGGHSSYLALPASLPRQPVSVSFPRVPDGCYQGENGVLEQGESSITPGPDGEPLRVGSLDAIKPRSSGILKRPQTLAIPDIVTGHCPENNRRRNVTFSQQVANILLNGVKYESELNGSSETLEQPLSVKLLCSTICQMPKALRNLCINHFLGWLSFEGMLLFYTDFMGEVVFQGNPKAPHNSDEYQKYNAGVTMGCWGMCIYAFSAAFYSAALEKLEERFSTRTLYFVAYLAFGLGTGLATLSRNIYVVLSLCATYGILFATLCTLPYSLLCDYYQSREFVGSQAEGTRRGMGVDISLLSCQYFLAQILVALAMGPLTAAVGSASGAMYFASLVSFLGCLFSSLCITYELPPTEELPHTEEQRPLLSRARNE; translated from the exons GCAGCAAATGGAACAGTGACTGCTCTATTGTGGATGAGGTCCTCTGGCAGGAGAAGACACAGCATCCTGTTGTGGCAacagccaccagcactgcaAAGTGGTGTGTGGCAAGGCTGGGTTGATGGAGGCTCCAGAAGTCCCATAcctgggcagctgaaaggaagaCTCGGCACAGACAG ACATCTACCCGTGATGATTCCACAATCTGCAACACCCCCCGTCAGTGATGCTGCGCTCTTGCCAAGCGGGGCTTCTCAGGAAATCTGGAGGTCACAAGTTCCAGGCTATTCTGGATCGGTCACAGGGCACATAAGTCATCGGGCCAATAACTTCAAGAGACAtccaaaaaggagaaaacacattCGCCCTTCACCGCCACCGCCACCGAACACTCCATGTCCTATTGATTTGATTGACTTTGGGGATCTCCAACCGCAGAGGTCTTTCCTAGAACTCCTCTTTAATGGGTGCATTCTCTTTGGGCTGGAGTTCAGCTATGCCATGGAAACAGCCTATGTTACCCCTGTTCTGCTTCAGATGGGGCTTCCAGACCAACTGTATGGAATGGTGTGGTTCATCAGCCCTATATTAG gGTTCTTGCTACAGCCTTTGCTGGGGGCCTGGAGTGACAGATGCACATCAAGATTTGGGAGGAGAAGACCTTTCATTCTGGTCTTAGCAGTAG GAGCGTTGCTTGGGCTCTCGCTTATGCTGAATGGCAAAGATATAGGGAGTGCCCTGTCTGACACTGCAAATAACCACAAATGGGGGATCATCCTTACGGTCTGTGGTGTTGTGCTCATGGACTTCAGCGCAGATTCGGCAGACAATCCCAGTCATGCCTACATGATGGATGTGTGCAGCCCAGTGGATCAAGACAGGGGCCTCAACATCCACGCTTTATTAGCAG GTCTTGGAGGTGGCTTTGGTTATGTTGTTGGAGGAATACACTGGGATAAAACCAGTTTTGGAAAAGCTGTGGGAGGGCAACTTCGAGTCATCTATGTCTTCACCTCAGTTATACTGACTATTACTACTGTGCTGACTCTAATCAGCATTCCAGAAAGACCCTTAAGGTCCtttagcaggaagaaaaaggtgatGAAGAGTCCAagtcttcctctccctccttctccaccTTTCTTCTTTGAGGAGGGTGTAAATGAAAACTTTGCTTCTCATAACTCAGCTCACTTATATGAAAGTTTTACAAGTCCCGTTTCCCCCCTCAGCCCACTCACACCCAAATATGGCAGTTTTATCAGCAGAGACAATTCCTTGACGGGAATTAATGAGTTTGCATCATCATTTGGGACTTCAAATATTGACAGTGTGCTTATAGACTGTTTTACAGGCGGGCATAGTAGTTATTTAGCACTTCCAGCTAGCTTGCCCAGGCAGCCTGTCAGTGTCAGCTTTCCTCGGGTACCTGATGGCTGTTACCAAGGAGAAAACGGAGTTCTGGagcaaggggagagcagcatAACACCGGGGCCTGACGGCGAGCCGCTAAGGGTGGGCTCACTGGATGCGATAAAGCCACGGTCATCGGGGATCCTGAAAAGACCTCAGACCTTGGCCATTCCAGATATCGTAACAGGACACTGTCCAGAAAATaatagaagaagaaatgtaACCTTCAGCCAACAG GTTGCTAACATCTTGCTGAACGGCGTTAAGTATGAGAGCGAGCTGAATGGATCAAGCGAGACCTTGGAGCAACCACTCTCTGTGAAACTTCTTTGTTCGACCATCTGCCAGATGCCCAAGGCTCTTCGTAACCTCTGCATCAACCACTTCCTAG GATGGCTTTCATTTGAGGGGATGTTACTCTTCTACACCGACTTCATGGGAGAAGTAGTGTTTCAAGGGAATCCGAAAGCGCCTCACAACTCAGATGAGTATCAGAAGTACAACGCTGGGGTCAccatgggctgctggggaatgTGCATCTATGCGTTCAGTGCTGCTTTCTATTCAG CTGCACTGGAGAAGCTGGAGGAGCGGTTCAGCACACGGACGCTGTACTTTGTGGCGTATTTGGCCTTcgggctgggcacagggctggccaCGCTCTCCAGAAACATCTATGTGGTGCTGTCACTGTGTGCTACCTACGGCATCCTCTTTGCCACGCTCTGCACGCTGCCCTACTCCCTGCTTTGCGACTACTACCAGAGCCGTGAG TTCGTAGGCTCGCAGGCGGAGGGCACGCGGCGCGGGATGGGCGTTGACATCtccctgctgagctgccagTACTTCCTGGCGCAGATCCTCGTGGCCCTGGCCATGGGGCCGCTGACGGCAGCTGTGGGCAGTGCCAGCGGCGCCATGTACTTCGCTAGCCTGGTCTCCTTCCTGGGCTgtctcttctcctccctctgcatCACCTACGAGCTGCCACCCACCGAGGAGCTGCCACACACTGAGGAGCAGCGCCCGCTCTTGTCCCGTGCGCGGAATGAATAA